The Bosea sp. AS-1 region ACGCAAGGCGAGGCGCTGACAGCGCGCCAGCAGGCCGTGCTCGACGCCGTGCTGAGCCTGATGGTCGAGAAGGGCAGCGGGCTCACCATGACCGCGGTGGCGAGGCGGGCGAGCTGCTCCAAGGAAACCCTCTACAAATGGTTCGGTGACCGCGACGGCCTGTTGACCGCGACGGTGCAGTGGCAGGCCTCGAAGGTGAGGGCGGGCAATTTCGACCGCCAGAAGCTCGATGCCGGTACCCTTCGCGAAAGCCTGAAGCGCTTCGCCACCAACTGGCTCGAGGTGATTTCCTCACCGACCTCGATCGCGCTCAACCGCGTCGGCGTCAGCCAGGCGGCGGCGCGCGACGGCAATCTCGGCTCGATCGTGCTGGCCAATGGCCGCTTCGCCATCGGCAAGCGTATGATGCCGGTGCTCGAGGCGGGCCGCGAGGCCGGGCTCCTCGCTTTCGACGACACCGAGACGGCCTTCCGCACCTTTTTCGGCCTGGTCGGCCGCGATATCCAGATCCGTCTGCTGCTCGGCGACCCGCTGACGCTGGGCAAGTCCGAGATCGCGCGCGATGCGGAGCGCGCCACCGACCAGTTCCTCACCCTCTACGGTACGGCAAAAAATGATCCGGGCCGGAAGAACAACGCGTGACAAAGGAGACACCCATGCGCGTCTATTACGATCGTGATGCCGACATCAATCTGATCAAGGGCAAGAAGGTCCTCATCGTCGGCTACGGCTCGCAGGGCCATGCCCATGCGCTCAACCTGCGCGATTCGGGCGTCAAGGACGTGGCGATCGCGCTCAAGGAAGGCTCCGCCACCCGCAAGAAGGCCGAAGGCGCCGGCTTCAAGGTGTTCACCCCGGCCGAGGGCGCCAAGTGGGCCGACGTCATCATGATGCTGACGCCGGACGAGCTGCAGGCCGACATCTATCGCGACGAACTCGCCGCCAATATGAAGGAAGGCGCGGCGCTGCTCTTCGCGCACGGCCTCAATGTTCACTTCAACCTGATCGAGCCGCGCAAGGACCTCGACGTGTTGATGGTCGCTCCGAAGGGCCCTGGCCACACCGTCCGTTCCGAGTACGAGCGCGGCGGTGGCGTGCCGACCCTGATCGCGATCCACCAGGATGCGACCGGCAACGCCCACGACCTCGGCCTCTCCTACGCCTCGGCCAATGGCGGCGGCCGCGCCGGCATCATCGAGACCACCTTCAAGGAAGAGTGCGAGACAGACCTCTTCGGCGAGCAGGTCGTGCTCTGCGGCGGCCTGGTCGAGCTGATCAAGGCCGGCTACGAGACGCTGACCGAGGCCGGCTACGCCCCCGAGATGGCCTATTTCGAGTGCCTCCACGAGGTGAAGCTGATCGTGGACCTCATCTATGAGGGCGGCATCGCCAACATGAACTACTCGATCTCGAACACCGCCGAGTACGGCGAGTACGTCACCGGCCCGCGCATCATCACGCCCGAGACCAAGGCTGAGATGAAGCGCGTCCTCAACGACATCCAGTCGGGCAAGTTCACCCGCGATTGGATGCTCGAGAACAAGGTCAACCAGACCTCGTTCAAGGCGACCCGCGCCCGCATGGCCGCTCATCCGATCGAGGAAGTCGGTGCCAAGCTGCGCGACATGATGCCGTGGATCAAGGCCAAGGCTCTGGTCGACAAGTCGAAGAACTGAGCTTCTCAGCTTGATTCAAGTGCTTGCGGGGTGGAATCCGCTTTATCCTGCAAGCATTTGATCTTGAATATCTTTCGGTATCTGCAAAGCGGCGTCGCGAGGCGCCGCTTTTGTCTTTTCAGGCTGTTCCAGGAACCCGATGCCACGCCCGGCGTTGCGTTGAGGACGGAGGCCGCCGCGAGGCGGCCCGGAGCCTGAAAGGGAGACGATCATGATGGTCGACACCAAGCCCAGGGTCCCGGTCGAGGATCTGGACAAGGCCCGTGGAGGCGACCCCATCCCGCCGCTGCGCGCTCCCGACCACAGCGATGCCGACCCGGCCGTCGAGACGCCGATCGAAGCGCGGCAAGGCTTTTTGGGCCGCCCCGTGCTGATGGTCCTGATCGGCGGGCTGATCCTGGCGATGATCGCGTGGGTCGGCGTGGAGATGTTTGCCTACTGAGTTTTGCGAAGCCGTTCGTGTTTGCCCGTTGAAGGGGAGGCAGCAATGGAACATTTGCGAATTCTGGACATGCCGGTGGTCATCCGCGTGGTGATGGCGCTGTCGCTGGCGATGATGCTGGCGGTGATCCTCGGTCTCGCCTGAAGGCCCCGCCCAGATTGTGAAGCCTCCGACGCCTGGCGCCGGAGGCTTTTTCGTCGATCGAGGGGCCGGATCAGAAGGTGATCTTGTCCTTGATCTCGGCCTCGACATTCGCAGGCAGGGTGCCGCGTTTCACCAGATCGGCGAAATCCTTGAACTTCGCCTTGCCGCGTTCCTCGATGATCTTCTTGGCACGGGCCTCGCCGATGCCCTTCAGCGTGTCGAGTTCAGCGGCGGTCGCCGTATTGATGTTGATCTTCTTGGCCTGGGCCGCCGAAGGCTGGGCGGCGGGCTTGGCGGCCGGCGCGGTGACGGGAGCGATCGGCTTGATCGCGGGCGCCGGCTGGCTGGCGGTCTGGGCGAAGGCCTGCCCGCCCATGGCCGCAAGCGCGACGAGGGGGATCAGGAAACGAGACATCGTCATGGCAAAGACCTCGCTGGGTCGGCCCGGATCGTCGCATCCGCCGGGGGCCGGGTCCCTCCGCCGGACGACGCTGCCGGCACGGGGCCGTTCAGCGTGCCACGCCGGGCTCGCCTCTGCTGGCGCGCCGCGATGCGACGCCACGAATTGGCGCTTTCCGAATTGAACGGCCGCGGAACGGCGCGTTCATTCCACTGTCAGGTTCGGGAGGCTGTCAGCGCGCGAGGAATTCGCTGATCCGACCGACCCCGTAGAGCAGGCCGAAGCCCCAGGCGAAGGAGGCGAGCCAGTTGGCGAGATGGAACTGCCAGGCAGGCATGGCGACGAGGCCGGCGACGATCGCGATCACGGCCCGCAGCGGCCCGAAGAAGTGGCCGATCAGGATGCTGGCGAGGCCCCATTTCTCGAAGAAGGCATGACCACGGTCCAGCAATTCCGGATTCTTGCTGAAGGGCCAGTAGTCGTGGACGCGCGGGCCGAGGAAGAGCCCGGCCCAGTACGACACCAGGAAGCCGCTGCCCGCGCCCAGGGAGGCCGCCAGCGCCAGCGGCACGAGGTTGAGGCCGGAGGCGCCGGCGACTGCTCCGAAGGTCGTGAAGAACACCGTGGCCGGCACGAGCCAGGACAGGATCGCGACGCATTCGCAGAAGGCGACCAGGAAGACGATCGGGATGGCCCATTCCTGGTTGACCCGCATGAACTCGACGAGCGTCTGCATGGCTTGTTCGAGGGCGGCCATGGCGTTCGCTTGGGCTCCGGGGTGCAAGGGATATCGGCCCTGGCATATGGCCTGCGACCAAGGCATGAGGCAAGCGTGGAGGAACCTTTGCCGCGCGGCGTTGCCTTCCCGGAACGATCGCCTATTAAATTTGCCTCCGACGCAAAACAAACAGATGGCATCGCTCGGGACGGGTGCCTGGGGAAACGGATTTCATGGAGTTGCAGGATCGCCCGCAGGCGGGCGCCGAGGCTGTGGCAAGCTCGCCGGAGAAGACGGCGGTGTCGCTCGGCGGTGTCGACATCACCTTCCATCTCGCCAACGGCGGCCGCTACCAGGCCGTCAAGGGCATCGAGCTCGAGGTCTCGCCCGGCGAATTCGTCTCGATCGTCGGGCCGACGGGCTGCGGCAAATCCACGCTGCTCAACGCTGCGGCGGGGCTCTTGTCTCCCTCGGCCGGCAAGGTCGGGATCTTCGGCAAGCCTTTGGCCGGGCTGAACCGGCGGGCGGGTTACCTTTTTCAGCAGGATGCGCTGATGCCGTGGAAGACGGCGCTCGACAACGTCAAGGTCGCGCTGGAGCCGATGGGCGTGCCCGACCGTGAAGCTACGGAGCGCGCGCGCGAATGGCTTGCACGCGTAGGCTTGAGCGCCTTCGTCGACCGCTATCCGCACATGCTCTCGGGCGGCCAGCGCAAGCGTGTCAGCCTGGCGCAGATGCTGATCCGCAATCCCGAGATCATCCTGATGGACGAGCCCTTCGGGCCGCTCGACGCGCAGACGCGGCAGATCATGGGCAATCTCCTGCTCGATCTCTGGTCGCGCGACCGCAAGGCGCTGATGTTCGTGACGCACGATCTGGAGGAGGCGATCGCGCTGTCCGACCGCGTCGTGGTGATGTCGGCGGGACCTGCGGCGGGGATCGTGGCCGACTATAAGGTCGCGTTGCCGCGTCCGCGCGACATCGCCGATATCAGGCTGGAGAAGGCCTTCCACGAGATCCACCGCGACATCTGGTCGTCGCTGCGCGTCGAGGTGCAGAAAGCTTATGCGATGGGCGAGGGGCGCGAGCTCGTCGGGGGAGACGCGTCGTGAAGCGGCTGAAACTCCTTTCGCTCCAGATCCTGGTGATGATCGTCTTCCTGGCCGTCTGGCATGTGATGACCACCACCAGCCTGTTCGGCGACATCAAGACGAGCCAGTTCTTCTTCTCCACGCCAGGCGCGGTGCTGGCGCGCACCTTCAAGGAGCTGACGAGCGCCGAGATCTACTGGCACCTCGGCATCACGCTGACGGAGACGGTTCTGGCCTTCGTCATCGGCTCTGCGGCCGGCATCCTGTTCGGCTTCGCCTTCGCGCGGAATGCGCTGCTTTCGGCGGTGTTCGACCCTTACATCAAGGCCGCGAACGCGCTGCCGCGCGTGGTGCTGGCGCCGATCTTCGCGCTCTGGTTCGGGCTCGGCATCTGGTCGAAGGTGGCGCTCGGCTTCACGCTCGTCTTCTTCATCGTGTTCTTCAACGTCTATCAGGGCGTCCGCGAGGTCTCGCCGACCATTCTCGCCAATGCGCGCATGCTGGGGATGAACGAGCGCCAGCTCTTCAAGCATGTGTATTGGCCTTCCGCGCTGACCTGGATGTTCTCCTCGCTGCATACCTCGGTCGGCTTCGCGCTGGTCGGTGCGGTGGTGGGCGAATATCTCGGCTCCTCCGCGGGGCTCGGTTACAAGATCCACGAAGCCGAAAGCGTCTTCGACGTCACGGGCGTCTTCGCCGGCATGGTGATCCTCACCATCTTCGTCATCGCGATCGATGCGCTGGTGACGCTGGTCGAGCGCCGATTGCTTGTCTGGCGTCCCGCGCAGAGCGCGACGACCACGACGTAAGGCGAGTTGCCGCCTTCGGCTCATCTCGCCTATCGTCACGCTCAAGCGCCTGTCAGAAGCGCCTTTCCCAACCGGAGGTTACGCCATGAAACTGACCCGCCGCGATGCGCTCGCCGCGCTCGCCGCTTCCACCGCCGTTGGGCTGTCGCCGGCCACGGTCCTCGCGCAGGCGGCCGAGAAGCCGAAGCTCACGCTCGGCGTCGGCGGCAAGCCGCTGCTCTACTATCTCCCGCTCACCGTCGCGGAGAAGAAGGGCTACTTCAAGGATCAGGGGCTCGACGTCGAGATCAACGATTTCGGCGGCGGCGCCAAGTCGCTGCAGGCGCTCGTCGGCGGCTCGGTCGATGTCGTGACCGGTGCCTATGAGCACACCATCCGCATGCAGGCGAAGGGGCAGGACATCCGCGCCGTGATCGAGCTCGGCCGCTTCCCCGCCATCACCATCGCGGTGCGCAAGGACCTCGCCGACAAGGTGAAGTCGGCTGCCGACTTCAAGGGGCTGAAGATCGGCGTGACCGCGCCCGGTTCCTCCACCGCGCTCACCGCGCAATACGCCATGGTCAAGGCCGGGCTGAAGCCGAACGACGCGGCCTTCATCGGCATCGGTGCCGGCGCGAGCGCCGTGGCCGCGATCAAGCAGAAGCAGGTCGACGTGATCTCGCATCTCGACCCCGTGACCTCGAAGCTCGAAGCCGACGGCGACATCGTCACGCTGATCGACACCCGCACCGAGGCCGGCACCAAGGCCCTGTTCGGCGGCTCCAACCCGGCGGCGGTGCTCTATCTCAAGAACGATTTCGCCGAGAAGAACCCGGTCACCACGCAGAAGCTGGTCAATGCCTTCATGAAGGCGCTGAAGTGGCTCGAGACGGCCAAGCCCGAGGAGGTCGCCGATCTGGTGCCGCAGGAATACCTGCTCGGCGACCGGCCGCTCTATGTCCGCGCGGTGAAGAACTCGCAGGAGAGCTACTCGCGCACCGGCATCGCCACGCCGGACGCGATGAAGAGCATGTACGACTCGCTGAAGCTGCTCGACCCGGAGCTGACCAACTCCAATGTCGACCTGTCGAAGACCTTCATCGACAGTTTCGCCAAGAAGGCGGCTTCGGGAGCCTGAGCTCCCGGACAAATCTTGCTGTCAATGTCTTTTGGCATCGCGCCCTTTCGACATTCGATGCAAGGCTGCGGCGAATCGCGGGGGGAGACGTGAGATTTGCCTGAAGAACTGGCGTTTCTGGATGGCGGCGGCGACATGGCTGCCGCCATCCGCGATTATGACTGGGCGTCGACCGCTCTCGGGCCGATCGGGGAGTGGCCCGTCTCGCTGAAGACGGCTGTCGGCATGATGGTCAATTCGCATTTCCCCAAATGCATCGTCTGGGGGGCGGATCTGATCACGATCCACAACGACGCCTTCCGGCCCCTGCTCGGCAACAAGCCGCCGGCGCTCGGCCAGCCGTTCAGCATCGTCTGGGAAGAGGTCTGGGACGAGATCGGCCCGATGGTGGCGAAGGCTCTGCGCGGCGAGGCGACCTTCATCGAAGACTTCCCGCTGACGATCAATCGTTACGAACATCCGGAAGAGGTCTGGTTCACCTTCTGCTACAGCCCGATCCGCGACGAGAGCGGCCGTGTCCTCGGCATGATGGATACGGTGATGGAGACGACCGGCAAGATGCTGGCGGTGCGCAATGCCCGCCTGCTCAACGCCGAACTGGCACACCGGATGAAGAACACGATGGCGATGATCGCCGCCATCGCCAGCCAGACCTTCCGCTCCGCCGAAACGCTGGAGGAAGCGCAGGCGACCCTGAGCGAGCGTATCGCGACGCTGGGCGAGGCGCATTCGATCCTGACCCGGTCGAGCTGGAGCAGCGCGCCGATCCGCAGCGTCGTCGAGGGGGCGCTGGCACCACATCGGTCCGGGATCGGCACGATCCGCGTCGAAGGGCCCCCTCTGCAGCTTGCCGCGGACCAAGCGATGACGCTCGCACTCGCCATCAACGAACTCGCTACCAATGCGGTGAAATACGGGGCACTTTCTGTTGAGACGGGCGAAGCCGTCATCCGCTGGCAGGTCGGTCGCCCGCTGAGCGAGGACCCCTTCCATCTCGAATGGACCGAGAGTGGCGGGCCAGTCGTCGTGAAACCGCGCCGCCAGGGGTTCGGTTCGCGGCTGGTCGAGCGGGTGATGGCGCAGAAGTTTCAGGGCGAGGTCGAGCTGGATTACCGGCCCGAAGGCCTGCGCTACCGGCTCGTCTCCACCATGGCGAACATCGCGCCGCGCGAGTGAGCCGCGATCGGTGATTTCACCGCTTTCGATTGGCGCTCGGCCTCAGACTGGTTAGGGTCGCGCTCCCTGCCGTGAAATCCGGGGCCTATTCCAGCTCATGAACATCCTCTCGATCCAGTCCCATGTCGCCTATGGCCATGTGGGCAACGCCTCCGCGACCTTTCCGATGCAGCGGCTCGGTGTCGATGTCTGGCCGATCCATACGGTGCAGTTCTCGAATCACACCGGCTACGGCAGCTGGAAGGGACGCGTCTTCGACGGCGGCATGATCGACGAGGTGATGGAGGGCATTGCCGAGCGCGGCGTGCTCTCGCAATGCGATGGCGTGATCTCTGGTTATATGGGCTCGGCCGATATCGGCCATGCCATCCTCTCCGCGGTGGAGCAGGTGCGGGCGGCCAATCCCAAGGCGCTGTATTGCTGCGATCCGGTGATCGGTGATGTCGGGCGCGGGATCTTCGTGAGGCCAGGTATTCCGGAGTTCATGCGCGAGCAGGCGGTGCCTGCCGCCGACATCGTCACGCCGAACCAGTTCGAGCTTGAACTACTGACCGACATCGAGATCAAGACCATCGCCGATGCTCATCGTGCGATCGAGGCGCTGCGCGATGCCGGGCCGAAGGTGATGATGGTGACCTCCCTCGTGACCGAGGAGACGCCGGCCGACGCGATCGATCTGGTGGCGGCGGACGACGAGGGTAGCTGGCGCGTCCGGACGCCGAAGCTCGATGTCGGCGTCAACGGCGCGGGCGATGCCATCGCGGCGCTGTTCTTCACTCATTACCTGCGGGACCGTTCGGCCGCTTCGGCCCTCAGCAAGGCGGCTTCCTCGATTTATGGCCTGCTGAAGCGCACCAAGGAGGTTGGTTCGCGCGAGATCCTGACGGTCGCGGCACAGGATGAATTCGTGACGCCCTCGCAGGTCTTCGCGCCGGAAGCGATCTGAGCGCATTGCGATGAGGCTGCGCGTCGGCACCTTCAACGTCGAGAACCTGCTGACGCGGCATCGCTTCGAGCCGGGTGGGCGCACCGAGACGGCCGCAGCGATGTCGCTGTTCCATTTCCCGCGCGCCGACGAACGTGACGCGGTGGAGCGCTCGCTGGCGGTCGCGCTGGAGGACGACAAGCGCCAGATGACGGCGCTCGCGATCGCCGAGGCGCAGGCCGATCTGTGGATGCTGCAGGAGGTCGACTCGCTCGCCAGCCTGCAGGCCTTCTTCGCCAACTACGTCCACCGTATCGCCGACCATCGCTACGGCCATTTCACGCTGATGGACGGCAACGACCGCCGCAACATCGATATCGGCTTCGCGGCGCGGCGCGATCTCCTTGGGCAGGGGCAGGTCACGGTGCGCTCGCACAAGGACCTGACCTTTGCCGAGGCAGGCGTCCACGACCGCGAGCTCGCCATGCTCGGCATCGGGCCGCACGGCAAGGTCTTCGCGCGCGACTGCCTCGAGGTGGAGCTGACGCTCGGCGGGCGACGGCTCAGCCTGTTCGGCTGCCATTTCAAGTCGATGAACAACGGGCGCGAGGACGGGCGGCAGATGACGCTCCCGGTGCGTCGAGCCGAGGCGCGGGCGGTGAAATGGCTGATCCAGCAGCGCTTCGGCGGGGGCTGGCGCGAGGTGAACTGGATCGTGCTGGGGGACCTCAACGGCTATCGCTACGGCCTCGGCCCGCGAGCTGAGCTGGTCGACGAGGGCGCCAGCGGCATCGAGCCGCTGCTGGACGGATTCGCGGCCGATCCGATGGAGACGCTGCCGGCACACGAGCGCTGGACGCATTTCCGGCGCTACTGGTCGGAAGCTCAGGAGAAGCTGGTCGACAGCCATATGCCGCTCGACCGCATCCTGCTGTCGCCGGCACTGGCGGCGGCCAACCCGAAGCCGGCCATGCAGATGATCCGGCGCGGCCTGCCTTATCGCGTGCCGCTCGATCCGCGCGATCCGGACCGCTCGATGGCGCGCCTGGCGACCTGCAACGATCGCTATCCGCGTGTCGGCTGGGATCGGCCCAAGGCTTCCGACCACTGCCCGCTCACCGTCGATCTCGAAATCCCGGCAGGGTGACCCAAGGATGTTCCGATGAAACGCCGCTATGTCACGCTCGACGTGTTCACCACGCGCCGCCATGCCGGCAACCCGCTGGCGGTCGTGCTCCAGTCGGAAGGGCTCGACACCGAGGCGATGCAGGCCATTGCACGCGAGTTCAACCTGTCGGAGACGGTCTTCGTCTCGGCGCCGGAGCATCCCGGCCACCGGGCCTCGGTCCGCATCTTCACGCCGGGCAGCGAGCTGCCTTTCGCGGGGCATCCGACCGTCGGAACGGCGGTCTGGCTCGCGCTCACCGACCATGCCGCCGGCACGCCTGCCGAGATGCTGGTGCTGGAAGAAAAGATCGGCGCGGTCTCCTGCGCCGTCGAGGTCACGGGCAGCCATGCCGGCCATGCCGTCTTCACGCTGCCGCGCCTGCCGGAGCGGTCCGGGGAGGTGGCTGCCGCGGAAATCCTCGCGGCGGCGCTCGGCGTCGATAGCGACGATATCGGCTACGGCTCCCATCTGCCGGGAGTGTTCACGGCCGGCGTGCCCTATACCTGCGTTCCCCTCGGGACGCGCGAAGCGGTGGCCAGGGCCAGGCCGGATCTCGGCCGCTGGGACGATGCGATGCAGGGCGGAGCGGCCTTCGTCTACAGCCGCGAAACGAGCGAGACGGGCCACCATTTCCATGCCCGCATGTTCGCGCCCAATCTCGGACTGGTCGAAGATCCTGCAACGGGCTCGGCCGCGGCCGCTTTCGCCGGCGCGGTCATGGCCTATGAGAAGCCGGAGGACGGAGACCATCGCTTCGTCATCGAGCAGGGC contains the following coding sequences:
- a CDS encoding TetR/AcrR family transcriptional regulator C-terminal domain-containing protein, which encodes MTEAQAETQGEALTARQQAVLDAVLSLMVEKGSGLTMTAVARRASCSKETLYKWFGDRDGLLTATVQWQASKVRAGNFDRQKLDAGTLRESLKRFATNWLEVISSPTSIALNRVGVSQAAARDGNLGSIVLANGRFAIGKRMMPVLEAGREAGLLAFDDTETAFRTFFGLVGRDIQIRLLLGDPLTLGKSEIARDAERATDQFLTLYGTAKNDPGRKNNA
- the ilvC gene encoding ketol-acid reductoisomerase — protein: MRVYYDRDADINLIKGKKVLIVGYGSQGHAHALNLRDSGVKDVAIALKEGSATRKKAEGAGFKVFTPAEGAKWADVIMMLTPDELQADIYRDELAANMKEGAALLFAHGLNVHFNLIEPRKDLDVLMVAPKGPGHTVRSEYERGGGVPTLIAIHQDATGNAHDLGLSYASANGGGRAGIIETTFKEECETDLFGEQVVLCGGLVELIKAGYETLTEAGYAPEMAYFECLHEVKLIVDLIYEGGIANMNYSISNTAEYGEYVTGPRIITPETKAEMKRVLNDIQSGKFTRDWMLENKVNQTSFKATRARMAAHPIEEVGAKLRDMMPWIKAKALVDKSKN
- a CDS encoding DUF655 domain-containing protein; the encoded protein is MTMSRFLIPLVALAAMGGQAFAQTASQPAPAIKPIAPVTAPAAKPAAQPSAAQAKKININTATAAELDTLKGIGEARAKKIIEERGKAKFKDFADLVKRGTLPANVEAEIKDKITF
- a CDS encoding DedA family protein, yielding MAALEQAMQTLVEFMRVNQEWAIPIVFLVAFCECVAILSWLVPATVFFTTFGAVAGASGLNLVPLALAASLGAGSGFLVSYWAGLFLGPRVHDYWPFSKNPELLDRGHAFFEKWGLASILIGHFFGPLRAVIAIVAGLVAMPAWQFHLANWLASFAWGFGLLYGVGRISEFLAR
- a CDS encoding ABC transporter ATP-binding protein; protein product: MELQDRPQAGAEAVASSPEKTAVSLGGVDITFHLANGGRYQAVKGIELEVSPGEFVSIVGPTGCGKSTLLNAAAGLLSPSAGKVGIFGKPLAGLNRRAGYLFQQDALMPWKTALDNVKVALEPMGVPDREATERAREWLARVGLSAFVDRYPHMLSGGQRKRVSLAQMLIRNPEIILMDEPFGPLDAQTRQIMGNLLLDLWSRDRKALMFVTHDLEEAIALSDRVVVMSAGPAAGIVADYKVALPRPRDIADIRLEKAFHEIHRDIWSSLRVEVQKAYAMGEGRELVGGDAS
- a CDS encoding ABC transporter permease, which codes for MKRLKLLSLQILVMIVFLAVWHVMTTTSLFGDIKTSQFFFSTPGAVLARTFKELTSAEIYWHLGITLTETVLAFVIGSAAGILFGFAFARNALLSAVFDPYIKAANALPRVVLAPIFALWFGLGIWSKVALGFTLVFFIVFFNVYQGVREVSPTILANARMLGMNERQLFKHVYWPSALTWMFSSLHTSVGFALVGAVVGEYLGSSAGLGYKIHEAESVFDVTGVFAGMVILTIFVIAIDALVTLVERRLLVWRPAQSATTTT
- a CDS encoding ABC transporter substrate-binding protein; protein product: MKLTRRDALAALAASTAVGLSPATVLAQAAEKPKLTLGVGGKPLLYYLPLTVAEKKGYFKDQGLDVEINDFGGGAKSLQALVGGSVDVVTGAYEHTIRMQAKGQDIRAVIELGRFPAITIAVRKDLADKVKSAADFKGLKIGVTAPGSSTALTAQYAMVKAGLKPNDAAFIGIGAGASAVAAIKQKQVDVISHLDPVTSKLEADGDIVTLIDTRTEAGTKALFGGSNPAAVLYLKNDFAEKNPVTTQKLVNAFMKALKWLETAKPEEVADLVPQEYLLGDRPLYVRAVKNSQESYSRTGIATPDAMKSMYDSLKLLDPELTNSNVDLSKTFIDSFAKKAASGA
- a CDS encoding PAS domain-containing sensor histidine kinase, which gives rise to MPEELAFLDGGGDMAAAIRDYDWASTALGPIGEWPVSLKTAVGMMVNSHFPKCIVWGADLITIHNDAFRPLLGNKPPALGQPFSIVWEEVWDEIGPMVAKALRGEATFIEDFPLTINRYEHPEEVWFTFCYSPIRDESGRVLGMMDTVMETTGKMLAVRNARLLNAELAHRMKNTMAMIAAIASQTFRSAETLEEAQATLSERIATLGEAHSILTRSSWSSAPIRSVVEGALAPHRSGIGTIRVEGPPLQLAADQAMTLALAINELATNAVKYGALSVETGEAVIRWQVGRPLSEDPFHLEWTESGGPVVVKPRRQGFGSRLVERVMAQKFQGEVELDYRPEGLRYRLVSTMANIAPRE
- the pdxY gene encoding pyridoxal kinase PdxY, whose protein sequence is MNILSIQSHVAYGHVGNASATFPMQRLGVDVWPIHTVQFSNHTGYGSWKGRVFDGGMIDEVMEGIAERGVLSQCDGVISGYMGSADIGHAILSAVEQVRAANPKALYCCDPVIGDVGRGIFVRPGIPEFMREQAVPAADIVTPNQFELELLTDIEIKTIADAHRAIEALRDAGPKVMMVTSLVTEETPADAIDLVAADDEGSWRVRTPKLDVGVNGAGDAIAALFFTHYLRDRSAASALSKAASSIYGLLKRTKEVGSREILTVAAQDEFVTPSQVFAPEAI
- a CDS encoding PhzF family phenazine biosynthesis protein: MKRRYVTLDVFTTRRHAGNPLAVVLQSEGLDTEAMQAIAREFNLSETVFVSAPEHPGHRASVRIFTPGSELPFAGHPTVGTAVWLALTDHAAGTPAEMLVLEEKIGAVSCAVEVTGSHAGHAVFTLPRLPERSGEVAAAEILAAALGVDSDDIGYGSHLPGVFTAGVPYTCVPLGTREAVARARPDLGRWDDAMQGGAAFVYSRETSETGHHFHARMFAPNLGLVEDPATGSAAAAFAGAVMAYEKPEDGDHRFVIEQGYEMGRPSQIALEMSVRNGALVSARIGGSAVVVSEGVLL